GCCCCTCAGGAATAGGGAGCTGGATACATGGCTGGGCTGTGAGGAACTGGGGGACAGAGGGCCAGGGGCTGAGCAGAGGGCTGGTAAGGGCTGGGAGCTGCCGTTCTGCACTGGGTCTGGAGctgctggggacagggcaggCAGAAGGCTGACACTGGTAGCACTTTCCTCTGACGACACGTGGCTAGGTAAGGTAGGGGTTCCTGGGGAGGAAGCGGCTCGCTGTGGGCACAGCCCTCTCAGCTCAGACCAGCTGAGTGGCCTGTGCGCTTCGGCCGCAGGGACTGTGTTCAGCGCCAACCCAGCTGTGTACCCTTTCATAGCATCCTGCGGAGCGCCCGCACCTGATGATAACAGTGAGTGTGGCCTCGGCACCACCTTACCTGAGGAACTGAGTAAGGAAGGAGACAGGGTCAGCGACAGTTCCTCAAGAGCCAGGTCTGGTGGGGGCAAGTCAGGGCCTAGGGGTCAGGAAAGGCTTATCAGCACTGTGGGCGCCAGGTCTCCAGACACTCCCCTCTGGACCGTTCCCGTCCTCCTTACCCTGTGCCCTCCGACCTCGGCCCAGAGAGTTCAGGATTTGCTGGTCATTCTCAGAGATGTGCAGCCATAGACTGGGGAGAGTATACACAGCTTCTTCCTGTGGAAGTGAACTATCATCCTGGCCCTTGCCTGACTCCTTACCCAGACATTTCCCAAGGGAAGCCCCAGACTGACCAAGGCCCTGCTGCGGGAGGCGGCCCAGCGGGTGAGCAGAGGTGCTGCGCAAGGGCCTGACAGCATCAGACAGCTCTCAGCCCTGCAAACCAGTGCCCCCTGATGCTCCTGTTCCTCCTGCACTTCCTCCAGAAGTTGGGATAGCGAAAGGCCTGAGGGCGGGGGATggactgaagctcagagaggaggaaggggagggcgGGTGAGGAGGAGGGCTTATTAAGGAAGCAGGAGGCTACGGCTGGGAAGTCACTCTACAGGGAGTTAGGGTCACTGGTCAACACCTATAAGTACCTGCATTGGGAGAGGTGGACTCTGAAAGGTGCTCCCTGCAGAAACAGAGGGGACAGGCCTGAGGAACAATCCTGAGGCCTGTCAACACATCTGCCATCCTCTGATCAAGTCACACCAGCCCATTAGCCCAACCCCTGACTCACTCCAGGCAGTCATTGAGCTTTTTCTGCACATCTGGGTCCTGGTTGCtaggaaagagaaggagacaaGCAGTTAATGTTATTGGGGCCCACGCCCTCCCACCCAAAAGGCCTAGGCTAACGCCAGCCAGGCCTGGGTGAGAACAGTTGCAAAGTGCAGGCATCACTTACCAACCAGTCACCCAGTCTCGGGGCTGCTCCGTGGGCAGCAGGCAGAAGCGGTTCACCTGGAGGTAGAACTCCGAGGGCTAGAGGGATGAGTTCAGGGATGGGTCTTGGGACCTGTCACCAAGAGTCAGGCCCAGTAACCCACCCAAACCAGCCTTACCACTCACCAGGCCACCCTCGCCCTCGGGAACTTGGACTCGGACTCCACAgtcctgcagcagcagcagccggcCTTCAGCCCCTCGGAAGCCAaactccttctcttccctgcaaGTGCGTGCGATCCTCACTGCCAAACCCACG
The DNA window shown above is from Rhinolophus ferrumequinum isolate MPI-CBG mRhiFer1 chromosome 15, mRhiFer1_v1.p, whole genome shotgun sequence and carries:
- the ACD gene encoding adrenocortical dysplasia protein homolog isoform X2; its protein translation is MAGLRTLVLRPWIRELVLESETLSSPRAGQLLQVLQEAEGPGTSHAPDKSEVGAALLVSDGTHSIRCLVTREALNASDWEEKEFGFRGAEGRLLLLQDCGVRVQVPEGEGGLPSEFYLQVNRFCLLPTEQPRDWVTGCNQDPDVQKKLNDCLEEHLSESTSPNAGLSLSQLLEEVQEEQEHQGALVCRAESCLMLSGPCAAPLLTRWAASRSRALEEAVYTLPSLWLHISENDQQILNSLGRGRRAQGPDLPPPDLALEELSLTLSPSLLSSSGTPTLPSHVSSEESATSVSLLPALSPAAPDPVQNGSSQPLPALCSAPGPLSPSSSQPSHVSSSLFLRGTPSLSPLGHIPSPHQAHVTRPQKSSLEFKELGLPLKNWLHSPRIRSTEGVLESSPVWVSTAPLQLEGKIRSPQRGIVMVPPSNMSMSHPALPCVPRSKMPGSLPSS
- the ACD gene encoding adrenocortical dysplasia protein homolog isoform X3; protein product: MQLREWQACGPWSCGLGFENWSWSQRHSQVRGRGSCSREEKEFGFRGAEGRLLLLQDCGVRVQVPEGEGGLPSEFYLQVNRFCLLPTEQPRDWVTGCNQDPDVQKKLNDCLEEHLSESTSPNAGLSLSQLLEEVQEEQEHQGALVCRAESCLMLSGPCAAPLLTRWAASRSRALEEAVYTLPSLWLHISENDQQILNSLGRGRRAQGPDLPPPDLALEELSLTLSPSLLSSSGTPTLPSHVSSEESATSVSLLPALSPAAPDPVQNGSSQPLPALCSAPGPLSPSSSQPSHVSSSLFLRGTPSLSPLGHIPSPHQAHVTRPQKSSLEFKELGLPLKNWLHSPRIRSTEGVLESSPVWEPPKRHRDGSAFQYEYEPPCTSLCAQVQDARLPPQLLAWALHFLMEPQLESEQTQL
- the ACD gene encoding adrenocortical dysplasia protein homolog isoform X1; this translates as MAGLRTLVLRPWIRELVLESETLSSPRAGQLLQVLQEAEGPGTSHAPDKSEVGAALLVSDGTHSIRCLVTREALNASDWEEKEFGFRGAEGRLLLLQDCGVRVQVPEGEGGLPSEFYLQVNRFCLLPTEQPRDWVTGCNQDPDVQKKLNDCLEEHLSESTSPNAGLSLSQLLEEVQEEQEHQGALVCRAESCLMLSGPCAAPLLTRWAASRSRALEEAVYTLPSLWLHISENDQQILNSLGRGRRAQGPDLPPPDLALEELSLTLSPSLLSSSGTPTLPSHVSSEESATSVSLLPALSPAAPDPVQNGSSQPLPALCSAPGPLSPSSSQPSHVSSSLFLRGTPSLSPLGHIPSPHQAHVTRPQKSSLEFKELGLPLKNWLHSPRIRSTEGVLESSPVWEPPKRHRDGSAFQYEYEPPCTSLCAQVQDARLPPQLLAWALHFLMEPQLESEQTQL